A section of the Acropora muricata isolate sample 2 chromosome 4, ASM3666990v1, whole genome shotgun sequence genome encodes:
- the LOC136915384 gene encoding uncharacterized protein codes for MYTPKEKGADVVKAVVDRISELGIFPDDHKFMCRIAWVESKYGTDKGTYRPGYHGGIWQVDEIGYRETVLQPGLRKYWDRIKVRLDIDWTKTTWNDLEKPLYSGLAARLFLARLPAPIPTNLEGQANYWKTHYNTVAGSGTPEKFIEDVKHATGCAV; via the exons ATGTACACTCCGAAAGAGAAAGGTGCGGATGTCGTCAAGGCTGTCGTGGACAGAATTTCCGAGCTTGGCATTTTTCCAGATGATCACAAGTTCATGTGTCGTATAGCATGGGTTGAGTCAAAGTATGGGACTGACAAAGGGACGTACAGGCCAGGGTACCATGGAGGAATTTGGCAG GTCGACGAGATTGGTTATCGCGAAACCGTACTTCAACCGGGATTGAGAAAGTACTGGGATAGAATCAAAGTAAGACTCGACATTGACTGGACCAAAACAACCTGGAACGACTTGGAGAAACCGCTGTACTCTGGATTGGCTGCCCGGTTGTTCCTCGCTCGGCTTCCTGCGCCCATTCCAACTAACCTCGAAGGCCAGGCTAATTACTGGAAGACTCATTACAACACAGTTGCTGGAAGTGGCACCCCTGAGAAATTCATTGAAGACGTGAAGCACGCAACAGGCTGCGCTGTTTAA
- the LOC136915385 gene encoding uncharacterized protein, translated as MYTPKEKGADVVKAVVDRISELGIFPDDHKFMCRIAWVESKYGTDKGTYRPGYHGGIWQVDEIGYRETVLQPGLRKYWDRIKESLDIDWTKTTWNDLEKPLYSGLAARLFLARLPAPIPTNLEGQANYWKTHYNTVAGSGTPEKFIKDVKHATGCAV; from the exons ATGTACACTCCGAAAGAGAAAGGTGCGGATGTCGTCAAGGCTGTCGTGGACAGAATTTCCGAGCTTGGCATTTTTCCAGATGATCACAAGTTCATGTGTCGTATAGCATGGGTTGAGTCAAAGTATGGGACTGACAAAGGGACGTACAGGCCAGGGTACCATGGAGGAATTTGGCAG GTCGACGAGATTGGTTATCGCGAAACCGTACTTCAACCGGGATTGAGAAAGTACTGGGATAGAATCAAAGAAAGCCTCGACATTGACTGGACCAAAACAACCTGGAACGACTTGGAGAAACCGCTGTACTCTGGATTGGCTGCCCGGTTGTTCCTCGCTCGGCTTCCTGCGCCCATTCCAACTAACCTCGAAGGCCAGGCTAATTACTGGAAGACTCATTACAACACAGTTGCTGGAAGTGGCACCCCTGAGAAATTCATTAAAGACGTGAAGCACGCAACAGGCTGCGCTGTTTAA